The following proteins are encoded in a genomic region of Gossypium hirsutum isolate 1008001.06 chromosome D05, Gossypium_hirsutum_v2.1, whole genome shotgun sequence:
- the LOC121217286 gene encoding uncharacterized protein, with translation MSNEHVEDVDQEMYIRDRELDETESATPSVNPLGNQPNIERENVRDRDDSHLLRIIADALQRVAGTVPATISTPTTRRAPIKELRKYGATEFLGLKGIDPSTAENWMESTKRVLQQLECTPRESLICAVSLLQGEAYLWWESKKYVGELYIEDKRQEFLMLKQGNLSVVDYEREFSRLSRYAFEFIPTELIVVKGFFGSSTERSREFRDSWKSSFRSDRGDKNRGKQTAVSTGSVKGPSRNIDIPDCEHCGKKHLGECWRKTRRCFRCGSTDHFIRDCQKNEGALPAASQRSVSTARGRGSGRGSSLLRGGNIRRSSDIAIQQSEVKVPARAYVVRTREEGDAHDVVTDCYKKRFGIQTEDGDRIEVNGIRTSRSTRIISAIKASKLLRQGCTTYLAYVINSDLVGSQCSQIRTVCEFLDVFPEELPGLPPDREVEFAIEVYPSTAPISIPPYRMSPTELKELKVQLQDLLDRGFIRPSISPWGAPVLFVKKKDGSMRLCIDYR, from the exons atGTCGAATGAACACGTGGAAGATGTAGATCAAGAAATGTATATCAGAGATAGAGAATTGGATGAAACAGAATCAGCTACACCGAGTGTAAATCCATTAGGTAACCAACCTAATATAGAACGGGAAAATGTTAGAGACAGAGATGACTCCCATTTACTGAGAATTATAGCTGATGCTTTGCAACGAGTAGCGGGAACTGTACCTGCTACGATATCTACTCCTACTACTAGACGGGCCCCAATCAAAGAATTACGAAAATACGGTGCTACTGAATTTTTGGGTTTGAAGGGAATTGATCCATCCACTGCAGAGAATTGGATGGAATCAACTAAACGAGTTCTACAGCAATTAGAATGTACCCCCCGAGAGAGCTTGATTTGTGCTGTTTCTCTACTGCAAGGAGAAGCCTATTTGTGGTGGGAATCT aagaaatatgtTGGGGAGCTGTATATTGAAGATAAGAGGCAGGAGTTTTtgatgttgaaacaaggtaaCCTGTCTGTTGTAGATTATGAACGTGAATTTTCCAGACTCAGCCGATATGCTTTTGAGTTTATACCGACAGAGCTGATAGTTGTAAAAGGTTTCTTCGGG TCCTCTACCGAAAGATCCCGAGAATTCAGAGACAGTTGGAAGTCAAGTTTCAGATCAGATCGAGGAGATAAAAATCGAGGCAAACAGACTGCTGTTTCTACCGGTAGTGTAAAAGGACCTTCACGAAATATTGATATCCCCGACTGTGAACACTGTGGAAAGAAGCATTTGGGCGAATGTTGGAGGAAAACCCGACGATGCTTTCGATGCGGGTCTACAGATCATTTCATCCGGGATTGTCAAAAAAATGAAGGTGCTTTACCTGCAGCATCTCAGAGATCAGTATCTACTGCTAGAGGCAGAGGGTCAGGTAGAGGTAGTTCACTCTTAAGGGGAGGAAATATTAGGAGGAGCAGTGATATAGCTATTCAACAGTCTGAAGTGAAAGTACCCGCCAGAGCTTATGTTGTCAGAACACGGGAAGAAGGCGACGCCCATGATGTAGTAACAG attgttacaaaaagaggTTCGGTATTCAGACAGAGGATGGAGACAGAATTGAGGTGAATGGTATTCGTACTAGTCGATCGACACGTATTATTTCAGCAATCAAGGCTAGTAAATTGCTTCGACAAGGTTGTACAACATATCTAGCttatgttattaattctgatttGGTGGGTAGTCAGTGTAGTCAGATCAGAACTGTATGTGAGTTTctagatgtatttcctgaagaactaccgggcttaccacctgacagagaggttgaatttgctatagaaGTGTACCCGAGTACAGCACCAATCTCTATACCTCCGTACCGAATGTCGCccactgaattaaaagagttgaaggtgcaGTTGCAGGACTTGCTAGATCGTGGATTTATTAGACCGAGTATTTCACCTTGGGGAGCTCCggtattgtttgttaaaaagaaagatggatcaatgcggctttgtattgattatcggtaG